CCTGCAAATGTGTTACAGAATAAGTTGCTGTAATGGTAGATTTGTGTTTATAGATTTAGGTTAGTTAGGTAATGCTGGTCTGattgtaaatgcatgtatgagTAAGTCTGAAAGTCACTGGTGGATCCCCACTTCCACCGTAAAGCTAAACTGCTCCAAAGAGGTCAGACCAGATGCAggtaatttaatatattttattatttatttgtctaTCTACCTACCTGTCCATCCATATATACATAATTCTGCGAGCAACACAATGACCACAGCTTTTTATCATAAATTACATCACAAAATGTCATGCTAAATTCATAAATTACCCCTATATTTATTCAATATACATTATTCACTATGCAATATCATAAGTCTCTGAGTCTCTGCTGAGAGATGTTCTTCACATGCTGGGGTTTGTTTCTTACCATATGTTTACTGCAGTGCTAATAAGCCAAATATGTGTTGTTTATGCCTTGAAGGTGTGTGTTTGCAAAGTATAGGGTGTAAGCCGCAAAACTGCACTGATAACAATATAAATGCAATACTTTCTTTTATCTTTTCATTGCTTCACACTGTAATTTCAAATACTTTTATCCTTAAAGTTAACCGATATAAAACTTACTTCAGCTTAGCAATCAATCACGTTCTCTACTGCAGCTGCTATGGACAATCAGTCTAATGATAGTATGAGATTTATACTGACAATAAAACCATGTGCAAGTCTTAAGCTTCTGCCAAATGTTACATAATGCTAATAACATCAATGCCAGGATACCACAAAACAAAGCCGATGTGTAACAATATTTAAACATGAGTGAGACTATATACCTCTCAAAGGACTTCTAAAGTGACTCTCTGCCAATTAAAATCTCCTTGACCAAATACACACCAAGCAAAATGGGGCCTGCTCAATTTCAGCACCGAACCAATAAAACAGTTGGTAATAAATAAAACTACAGACTCTTGAATCTATAATAAATGGCTCTAATTTCACTGTTCACTTATTTTCTCTTTTCTAATCTAGTTAATAGGCAATAGCATTGGTTTCAATAGCAAACAACAGTATCACCATGGCAGTTTTATAGGTAACACtatacttgaaggggtgttcataaggctgacatgacaccttcataatcatgacatgacacgtttCATAAACATGAAGTAGATTTTGTGACAACTGtccagggtttaaattgggccggggtCATCCTGGGCTAAGCCCCGGCAGATAGGCTTAAGGTCTCGAActgctccgcgccagtgtacccgctgcgctggtgcgtgtgcactGACGCAAAGCGAATAATGTGTTTCCATTCATTGGGTTTCATGCTCGTGCGTGCAAGGCACCCAAGACAAAAACGCGTTGcacaaccatggttttaccagttaagatttgcatcatttaaagttcagatgctctttttaaaatattttgggtcaacctctggcacagctttaaagctgcaccttatcaaatcctatcagaggtccagaatgtcattgaaacacaccagtggcttttgctttcatcagtattaaacatgttatccCTCGAACCCCCCATCCCCAcagaaccccccccccccacataacaaatcccaattaaATCCCTGCAACTAAGTGTCATTTGTtgaattatgtcatttttaatgcaaagatgacattgtttgaaatgtctttgttatgacaacttgacataaaccaatacatcataaacatgacatagcagaataattatcaaacttaagaaactacctagctttatgggttaataTTACATGTAATTTAAATTTcaataagtgttaatactctgtcaaatagttttataaaagcatcacaaatatttttcttgacctcaactacattGGTACAAATTGAACTTGtcgtttaaatgtcattaagtgttaatatactgccaaataattttaaataccttaacagaCATGTCAAAAGATCATACTAAACTTTATGTATgggcacaatacataaaaaactgaccactaacagaacttgttcttcctcacacagagggttctgaaatgttctgacatagaagaaaaaactaacaaaacatttaattaattgaaCTTTGCAGCGATATGGACCCaacgctgcatggcttaaccaattattgtactgttttcatttgaTTTTAGGTAAATCTGTCTCCAaacacaataaaatataataatatttttattattattattattattataaatattggatgattgattttatttcttaaacacatggaggaaacttaaaaaacattatgaactgaagaatattcatgaggctgttataaaactatttaacacttaaaaacattttaatgacaaattacatttgtaccactgtagttgaggtcaagaaaaatattcatgatgctgttataaaactatatgacagagtattaacacttaatgacatttaaagacaaattcaatttgtatcactggtaaaaagtgatcagttatgttgtcttggtaatgtcaagatgtcctgacaagttatgatgtactGTTTTGGTTAATATCAAGTTGTCATAACGAAGACATCTCAAATGTCGTCTTGCATTACAattgacataattgaacaaatgacacttaatgacagttgtcataaacgtgcataaaatctccttcatgttcatggcacgtgtcatgtcatgattatgaaggtgtcatgtcaggcTTATATACAcaccttcaagtaaagtgttaccgttttGGATGTTACTCCATTACACTGTACATATGAGCAAACAATCATCTCATCCCCTTACCTGATGCTTTTTTGCCTCCAGATGAGCAAGATTCCTTCATCAATCGACTTCCAGGTCCCAATAAGTTTGAAGCACATTGAAATTCAGCAGTACTCCTATGAGCTGTCATTTGACTCTTTGCACTGCTAGCAATGTTCGGATTCTGCTGAAAAGTGTTATGGTGGATTGTTCGATCTGACAGAGAGGGTGACGTTAGATCTTCATCACTCTCTGGACCCTCAAAAGTATCGTCCTCCTGGTACCCTGATGGAGGCTCTTGATCTAAGCTGCTATTACTCCGCTCAGACTGAACACTTCCTCTCCATTTCCAGGACCGTTGATGCTCTGCCCATCTAACTTTTGATATGGGCCTCAGGTGTGCTGGTCCTATATAAGATAGGAGTGAAGGTTTATGTTTGTCTGCTTTCTTTAAGGGCATTGGGGAGGAGAATGGGGAATTTGAAGACAAACCTCTTCTGCTTACATGGTCTTTTCTCAGCTTACTCTGTCCTCTAAGTCTATCATCTGCAAGCCTTTTTTCTCTGTTGTCGACCCTTTGCCAGCTATTTCTACTGAACCAGTCCCTAGAGGATTGAGAAGTTACATTAGGTGAAGTCCTCTGTGGTTTCTGTCCACATGGTGCGGAGTCACGTCTTAGAAACGTCTTGTGCTTCCTTTTATGGAACTTTGATGGGCTTAAAATAGGATTTTTGGAGTAGGGGTGCACATATGAGGGTAAAAAGGGTGAAGAAGGATATATAGTTGCCGATGGAGGATATCCTCTGTAAAGCCCAAAACCAAAAGATGTGGTTGAGAGTGGCAATTTGCAAGGTGAGTGGTAACAACTGCCTCCTGTCACTGGGAATCCAAGTTTGTGCACCATCGGACAATGCGTGACAATATGTTCGCTTGGCTGTGAGGGGCACCTGTTGTTCCCTTTCAAATCTGGCATTCCAACATAATGCAGAGAATCGCGGGGATAGTCAGACTGGGGTGAGTAGTAGCCGCTGAAGTTGATCTGAAACATGGTTGGATGGTGGAGATTTTGTGGCATGCAATGATAATCATGGGGGCGATTCTTTCCTTTTGAACTCTTTCTTCCAGAGTTTGCTTCATCTCCACACACTCCCTGAGCAATGTTATGCACAATACGTATCGCGCTGAGTCTGACCACTAAGTCTTCGACCTCTGCCAGAAAGGCTGGGTCTTGTCTTTTGGCCCTGAGTTGAAGATACTTTCTCTTACATTTGTGTTTGTGTCTCCTAATTTTATCACAGGTAAAGCAACTATGACCTTTTCTATGGCACTTGTATTTTAGTCTTTCTTGTTCCATTAATACAGACTGGGCAAGGTGTGCTGCTGTGCAGTCTTGCATCCTTACAGAGCCTAACTGAGTAGTGGCTGAGCGAAGTGATGTTGATTGCAAGGAGGAACGTGGTTTAGATTTTTGTTCAGCCATTGCTTTAACCTTTTGGGAACTGGTTGCCTTTGAAGCAGAATGTTGATCATATTCACAGCTTCCAGTGTGAAGCTTTTTTCGGAAACAACCAACGGTAGATGTTGGAGACTCAGGGTGTTTAAACAGGTGGGATGAGCTCGACAAAGTAGACTGGTTATCAGATGAATGGCTGCGATCCCCAAGAGTAAACAATGAATTCACGTGAAGATGTGAAGATTCTGCCACTTGCTGAGGTTTCTGGGCCAAAATTGGTTGCGAATCTTGGCAAGAATTTTCCCTTAGTATTTTTGGTTTACGACCTCTTCTCTTTCCAATGTAGATAGTTCCACGTTTGCTGACATTAATTTGTGGACCAAGTTTTCCCCCAAAAGATGTCACAAGTGAAGATAATGATTGGGTAGGATCTGCATCTTCTACACTGCTTTTATGAGCAAAATCTTCTTTGTGGCTATCTGTTTGCCCAGAAAGAACGGGTGTAAGCACTTCATTTCTTTTCTTCAttctcattttatttatatttgtgatAATTGTCTTCATTATCAATCTGTTTCTTTTCCGGTATATTTGGGCATCTTTAGTCTTTGACAAGGAGGGTTTCAGAGTGTCTTCAGCACTCTTCTTCAAAGACCCTGAGTCCAATGACCCAGATCTCTTTGGTTGGAATAAGGAGGAAAGTCTGGGCCGACCTGGTTTTCTTCGCACAGGCTTTTGAGGTTTCAGGTCAACTGCAGGATCAAGGACATTTGTATTTTCAAGGATAGGAGGCTTAGATAAAGACTTTGGGGACTTACTTGCCTGAGGAGATTCATCCAACCTGATCAATCTTGGACGACCCCTTTTCTTGTGCTGGATCTCAAGGTATGAGACTTCTGATTTGGGTGATGGATTTTGCAGTTTAGATGGTCGTCCGACTGGTCTTGGTTTACACTGTGATGATGCTAATGTCTTTGATGACTTAATGGAAGTTAGTTTTTTAGGTTTATCTGTTTGAGATATTGTTTTACAAGCAGTGGAACAAACATTAGCAGTCTTTACCAGATTCATCTTTTCCACTTGATTTGCCACCTTTGTAATTTGAACAACTTTTTGTTTCTTCTGTAAGTTGGGGATTTGCTTAGGATGTGAAGTTGTCTCATTGCCTGAGGTTTTGTCAGTGGAACGAATGGAAGTGTTATACTGGGAATCAGCACAGCTGGTGGTTTGAGAGGAACAAAGCACATTTTCTTCATTATCTAAATTGTGTCTAGCCCTCTTTTTGTTCTTGCCAGTTATATGCCTGCTGCTATCCTTTGGCTGAACAAAAACAGGGACAGTTTGGGTAGGTTCCAATGTAATTTTTCTGCTTTCATCTTTATCTTCACCTTCACTTTGCTTCTTATTACTTCCTTTGCTCTCCAGTAGCAATGATGAATAAGTGTTGCTCTCATGAATTGATAAATCAGCCGATGTTCTTGAAGCAGGAAGGGCTAATGGTATAGAGGGACTTGGCTGATGCGCTGAATCGTTTTCTTTACTTCTTTTACTAGAAACTGCTTTAAACCTGTTTTTGGAACCTGCAGAATCTCTGTCCTGTTTGCAATCCTCTTTCACATTTCCATTCAAACACTTTTCAACATTACTGTCCCTGATCTTGGAGGTCTTAGTCTGTTTTGGAGGGCGGGGCACTTGCTTTAAGTGCTGTGAATTTTCACTACAAAAGTTTGGTAACAATAAGCGTTCACTGTCATTTTCAAAACTAGAAGATGACTGCCGACATGTCTGAACTTTCAGCATTGTATCTTTTGAACACTGTGATGGTAGAGAGGCAGTTATTGTTGTTCCAGTTGGAAGATCTTCACCCTTGGACCTCTGAACATTAAAAACTTGGGTGCCATCATGTGGGCTGGAGTTTTGTTGTAATGAAGACGGTGGAGAAGGAGCAGCTGGAGGTGAATATGTCTGCTTTAGTGGGTTAGAGGAGGTTATACTGTCAGAAAGGGGTACTGTGCTATCAGTCTGTGGTTGAACTGCATATGAGGGTCCATCTGATGTCAATACTGACTTTGAATCTGTCTTCTTTGTCTGTTTCGATGGACCCTGTTGAAACAGAGAACATGTGTTAACCAGAAATcatcaaaaaaatctcaaacatTTTCCAGTCATTCAGGTCTCTGTAAGATGTCTGAAAGAATTAAGTTGAAAGCTGCCTGGTCTGGCTATAAATTTCAGGAAATCTCATCACTTATCTGACAGGCTTCATTATTGATGACTTGACTTCAGAATGACTTTGACTTCAGATTTCAAAGACGTTCTATCATAATACAGGAGAGTTTGGGCTGGGTAATAAATCTAAAAATATTTCTTTTAGGTTTTTAGTAATATTTAAGGATCAAAGGAAATGAAAAGAATATATTTAGCTGCAGCCATTTTAGCAACTGTTTGTTACATATAAGAACAAAACAATAATGAATAACTACACACAGATGAAAGATTTCCAACTGCATGTTACTGTCAGTGAGAGAAAGAGCCATAAAAAGACAAATTAAGGGGAGAGACAGTAAGAGAGATGAAAAGTAGAGAGCGAGAGCACACGGTAAAATGAGGGGATgtaaaaatagattaaaaaatgTCCAACCGCTAGTGTCTAAAAATGGGCTGATGCAGATACAAATAGTATCACTTAATTAGTAACTATTCATATTTTTAAGAACTTCAAACTAAAGTTAAACATTCTGACTTACTGTACGTTCACACTGCCGCCAGCGAGAGTGTCAAAAAACGCCCTGCTTGCCCAGCCAACAACGCTATAGAAAAAgctatattgaaaatgaatgacttctggCAACTTTGACACTCTCGCCAAACCCACAGTAAGATATTTAAAAACCACAGCAATGTTAAGAAAGAAATTACCTTTTTAGAAGTTGGAAACAAAGGTGTAGAGTCAGCCTTTTTGGATGAAGTGGAGAGTGGGGTTGAAGATGCTTTTAAAGAAATGCAATCATTACTGTCTGTTTTCGGACTCTCTTGATGTGACTGGTTGGCTTTTGTGATCTCAGCCATAGACCTTTCACCTCCACATGATCCATGGCCATCTCCATGTGAAAGCCTCTGGGAGATCCTTACTGTGGGTTTGCATATGAAGTTCTCAAGGCTCTTTGGGGGCTTCTTGGTCCGTTTTGCTCCGAACCCTATTTTCATTCTTACATTTTCCTCTGACTGATCAGACCTCATAACTGTTAAATCGTCCCGTCTGCTTTGCTGCTGAAGCTCACTATTAGTGCTCTTTGAGGAAGCTTTTGGTTTCATCTTCTTCCTGTCATCTATCTTCTCCTTTTTTTTCTCTCCCTCAAGTATTGGTGCAGGTGCCGTCTTTTGCTTTCTCTTATCCATTTCAGAGAGACAGATGTGGACGTGAACTACTAAAAGTACTTGTGTCAGAATCAACTTCCAAGCAAATGTGTATCGATAATCACTGTTTATTTCACCAGACAAAGTTATGTTTGTAGTCTCATTTCATACTCTTCTATCATCTCACTTGACTTGAATGAGTAATTCGGTATTGGTACCATGTAAGGAGGAGCTATAAAAGAAAATGACAATGAGAATGTTACATTAGTCATCGTCTCACATTTGACAgtattgaaaacattttattagaGAACATTGAGAGGATTAGACAAATGTGACTCTGCCTGTGAAAGCTAGTCTTCATTTGTGatattttctacataaaatcatcctacataatgattaaaaaaaacattctatAAAATCAATAACTGAAATCAAATTTTGATGCTCATAATTAGACTGGATTTCACAACACTGCATAAACAGCTCTTGCACAAACAGTCTACAACTTCACATGCAACTCTCCAGTTACCTGAGATATCACGATGACTGACTAGCTCACATACTCAGAGCTCAAATTAGAGGCATGGATTATTGAGGAATGTACAGAATGATGGCTATGAACATGATGATTGAGATGCTTCTGATGGCATCTGTTATTACATAGATAACATACTGTGGTTTGACATGTTACAGtatattttatgaaaaacaatttttgcTATAATATTTTGccattt
Above is a window of Paramisgurnus dabryanus chromosome 13, PD_genome_1.1, whole genome shotgun sequence DNA encoding:
- the LOC135743501 gene encoding histone-lysine N-methyltransferase ASH1L-like isoform X4: MDKRKQKTAPAPILEGEKKKEKIDDRKKMKPKASSKSTNSELQQQSRRDDLTVMRSDQSEENVRMKIGFGAKRTKKPPKSLENFICKPTVRISQRLSHGDGHGSCGGERSMAEITKANQSHQESPKTDSNDCISLKASSTPLSTSSKKADSTPLFPTSKKGPSKQTKKTDSKSVLTSDGPSYAVQPQTDSTVPLSDSITSSNPLKQTYSPPAAPSPPSSLQQNSSPHDGTQVFNVQRSKGEDLPTGTTITASLPSQCSKDTMLKVQTCRQSSSSFENDSERLLLPNFCSENSQHLKQVPRPPKQTKTSKIRDSNVEKCLNGNVKEDCKQDRDSAGSKNRFKAVSSKRSKENDSAHQPSPSIPLALPASRTSADLSIHESNTYSSLLLESKGSNKKQSEGEDKDESRKITLEPTQTVPVFVQPKDSSRHITGKNKKRARHNLDNEENVLCSSQTTSCADSQYNTSIRSTDKTSGNETTSHPKQIPNLQKKQKVVQITKVANQVEKMNLVKTANVCSTACKTISQTDKPKKLTSIKSSKTLASSQCKPRPVGRPSKLQNPSPKSEVSYLEIQHKKRGRPRLIRLDESPQASKSPKSLSKPPILENTNVLDPAVDLKPQKPVRRKPGRPRLSSLFQPKRSGSLDSGSLKKSAEDTLKPSLSKTKDAQIYRKRNRLIMKTIITNINKMRMKKRNEVLTPVLSGQTDSHKEDFAHKSSVEDADPTQSLSSLVTSFGGKLGPQINVSKRGTIYIGKRRGRKPKILRENSCQDSQPILAQKPQQVAESSHLHVNSLFTLGDRSHSSDNQSTLSSSSHLFKHPESPTSTVGCFRKKLHTGSCEYDQHSASKATSSQKVKAMAEQKSKPRSSLQSTSLRSATTQLGSVRMQDCTAAHLAQSVLMEQERLKYKCHRKGHSCFTCDKIRRHKHKCKRKYLQLRAKRQDPAFLAEVEDLVVRLSAIRIVHNIAQGVCGDEANSGRKSSKGKNRPHDYHCMPQNLHHPTMFQINFSGYYSPQSDYPRDSLHYVGMPDLKGNNRCPSQPSEHIVTHCPMVHKLGFPVTGGSCYHSPCKLPLSTTSFGFGLYRGYPPSATIYPSSPFLPSYVHPYSKNPILSPSKFHKRKHKTFLRRDSAPCGQKPQRTSPNVTSQSSRDWFSRNSWQRVDNREKRLADDRLRGQSKLRKDHVSRRGLSSNSPFSSPMPLKKADKHKPSLLSYIGPAHLRPISKVRWAEHQRSWKWRGSVQSERSNSSLDQEPPSGYQEDDTFEGPESDEDLTSPSLSDRTIHHNTFQQNPNIASSAKSQMTAHRSTAEFQCASNLLGPGSRLMKESCSSGGKKASESFRPGGSVFHERYQHHTEGQDGGGRHPRHNMSKTFLQTNEIRPFSSSAATKTLLSHSNSSTTLSRSKLKHVNKPLMIKTPQAVTGSEVRRRRPGRPRKNPAPCFSPSPPTTPSLDGVTECPSKRRKGETDNNTVVSETKSVSQSERRRGRKKRNGEKVSDLGRVDDRRDTAVNRERSRSCDRTSLPSQDTSVSVPSQSERSSAMPPDKRYEWAGLYSDVYKTKEPRSLSPPENTEGLEFDPEEHEYGLLPAPLHVGKYLRLKRIDFQLPYDIYWLCAHNKLPKMSGTPLKTAKSNGSVNVMSLNKSEDNSHKHHKDSDPHDCISDSLNRDLTLPAEKTGEEISRTDPDNKLPDHSDPLEQQKRSSSDAENMSSPVLIMPLSCEERSFILERCIFLVRNYEKMRERHAVLLREGGRERERENKESQCQTGVLEDDTSNK
- the LOC135743501 gene encoding uncharacterized protein isoform X6 gives rise to the protein MDKRKQKTAPAPILEGEKKKEKIDDRKKMKPKASSKSTNSELQQQSRRDDLTVMRSDQSEENVRMKIGFGAKRTKKPPKSLENFICKPTVRISQRLSHGDGHGSCGGERSMAEITKANQSHQESPKTDSNDCISLKASSTPLSTSSKKADSTPLFPTSKKGPSKQTKKTDSKSVLTSDGPSYAVQPQTDSTVPLSDSITSSNPLKQTYSPPAAPSPPSSLQQNSSPHDGTQVFNVQRSKGEDLPTGTTITASLPSQCSKDTMLKVQTCRQSSSSFENDSERLLLPNFCSENSQHLKQVPRPPKQTKTSKIRDSNVEKCLNGNVKEDCKQDRDSAGSKNRFKAVSSKRSKENDSAHQPSPSIPLALPASRTSADLSIHESNTYSSLLLESKGSNKKQSEGEDKDESRKITLEPTQTVPVFVQPKDSSRHITGKNKKRARHNLDNEENVLCSSQTTSCADSQYNTSIRSTDKTSGNETTSHPKQIPNLQKKQKVVQITKVANQVEKMNLVKTANVCSTACKTISQTDKPKKLTSIKSSKTLASSQCKPRPVGRPSKLQNPSPKSEVSYLEIQHKKRGRPRLIRLDESPQASKSPKSLSKPPILENTNVLDPAVDLKPQKPVRRKPGRPRLSSLFQPKRSGSLDSGSLKKSAEDTLKPSLSKTKDAQIYRKRNRLIMKTIITNINKMRMKKRNEVLTPVLSGQTDSHKEDFAHKSSVEDADPTQSLSSLVTSFGGKLGPQINVSKRGTIYIGKRRGRKPKILRENSCQDSQPILAQKPQQVAESSHLHVNSLFTLGDRSHSSDNQSTLSSSSHLFKHPESPTSTVGCFRKKLHTGSCEYDQHSASKATSSQKVKAMAEQKSKPRSSLQSTSLRSATTQLGSVRMQDCTAAHLAQSVLMEQERLKYKCHRKGHSCFTCDKIRRHKHKCKRKYLQLRAKRQDPAFLAEVEDLVVRLSAIRIVHNIAQGVCGDEANSGRKSSKGKNRPHDYHCMPQNLHHPTMFQINFSGYYSPQSDYPRDSLHYVGMPDLKGNNRCPSQPSEHIVTHCPMVHKLGFPVTGGSCYHSPCKLPLSTTSFGFGLYRGYPPSATIYPSSPFLPSYVHPYSKNPILSPSKFHKRKHKTFLRRDSAPCGQKPQRTSPNVTSQSSRDWFSRNSWQRVDNREKRLADDRLRGQSKLRKDHVSRRGLSSNSPFSSPMPLKKADKHKPSLLSYIGPAHLRPISKVRWAEHQRSWKWRGSVQSERSNSSLDQEPPSGYQEDDTFEGPESDEDLTSPSLSDRTIHHNTFQQNPNIASSAKSQMTAHRSTAEFQCASNLLGPGSRLMKESCSSGGKKASESFRPGGSVFHERYQHHTEGQDGGGRHPRHNMSKTFLQTNEIRPFSSSAATKTLLSHSNSSTTLSRSKLKHVNKPLMIKTPQAVTGSEVRRRRPGRPRKNPAPCFSPSPPTTPSLDGVTECPSKRRKGETDNNTVVSETKSVSQSERRRGRKKRNGEKVSDLGRVDDRRDTAVNRERSRSCDRTSLPSQDTSVSVPSQSERSSAMPPDKRYEWAGLYSDVYKTKEPRSLSPPENTEGLEFDPEEHEYGLLPAPLHESI
- the LOC135743501 gene encoding histone-lysine N-methyltransferase ASH1L-like isoform X2, whose product is MDKRKQKTAPAPILEGEKKKEKIDDRKKMKPKASSKSTNSELQQQSRRDDLTVMRSDQSEENVRMKIGFGAKRTKKPPKSLENFICKPTVRISQRLSHGDGHGSCGGERSMAEITKANQSHQESPKTDSNDCISLKASSTPLSTSSKKADSTPLFPTSKKGPSKQTKKTDSKSVLTSDGPSYAVQPQTDSTVPLSDSITSSNPLKQTYSPPAAPSPPSSLQQNSSPHDGTQVFNVQRSKGEDLPTGTTITASLPSQCSKDTMLKVQTCRQSSSSFENDSERLLLPNFCSENSQHLKQVPRPPKQTKTSKIRDSNVEKCLNGNVKEDCKQDRDSAGSKNRFKAVSSKRSKENDSAHQPSPSIPLALPASRTSADLSIHESNTYSSLLLESKGSNKKQSEGEDKDESRKITLEPTQTVPVFVQPKDSSRHITGKNKKRARHNLDNEENVLCSSQTTSCADSQYNTSIRSTDKTSGNETTSHPKQIPNLQKKQKVVQITKVANQVEKMNLVKTANVCSTACKTISQTDKPKKLTSIKSSKTLASSQCKPRPVGRPSKLQNPSPKSEVSYLEIQHKKRGRPRLIRLDESPQASKSPKSLSKPPILENTNVLDPAVDLKPQKPVRRKPGRPRLSSLFQPKRSGSLDSGSLKKSAEDTLKPSLSKTKDAQIYRKRNRLIMKTIITNINKMRMKKRNEVLTPVLSGQTDSHKEDFAHKSSVEDADPTQSLSSLVTSFGGKLGPQINVSKRGTIYIGKRRGRKPKILRENSCQDSQPILAQKPQQVAESSHLHVNSLFTLGDRSHSSDNQSTLSSSSHLFKHPESPTSTVGCFRKKLHTGSCEYDQHSASKATSSQKVKAMAEQKSKPRSSLQSTSLRSATTQLGSVRMQDCTAAHLAQSVLMEQERLKYKCHRKGHSCFTCDKIRRHKHKCKRKYLQLRAKRQDPAFLAEVEDLVVRLSAIRIVHNIAQGVCGDEANSGRKSSKGKNRPHDYHCMPQNLHHPTMFQINFSGYYSPQSDYPRDSLHYVGMPDLKGNNRCPSQPSEHIVTHCPMVHKLGFPVTGGSCYHSPCKLPLSTTSFGFGLYRGYPPSATIYPSSPFLPSYVHPYSKNPILSPSKFHKRKHKTFLRRDSAPCGQKPQRTSPNVTSQSSRDWFSRNSWQRVDNREKRLADDRLRGQSKLRKDHVSRRGLSSNSPFSSPMPLKKADKHKPSLLSYIGPAHLRPISKVRWAEHQRSWKWRGSVQSERSNSSLDQEPPSGYQEDDTFEGPESDEDLTSPSLSDRTIHHNTFQQNPNIASSAKSQMTAHRSTAEFQCASNLLGPGSRLMKESCSSGGKKASESFRPGGSVFHERYQHHTEGQDGGGRHPRHNMSKTFLQTNEIRPFSSSAATKTLLSHSNSSTTLSRSKLKHVNKPLMIKTPQAVTGSEVRRRRPGRPRKNPAPCFSPSPPTTPSLDGVTECPSKRRKGETDNNTVVSETKSVSQSERRRGRKKRNGEKVSDLGRVDDRRDTAVNRERSRSCDRTSLPSQDTSVSVPSQSERSSAMPPDKRYEWAGLYSDVYKTKEPRSLSPPENTEGLEFDPEEHEYGLLPAPLHVGKYLRLKRIDFQLPYDIYWLCAHNKLPKMSGTPLKTAKSNGSVNVMSLNKSEDNSHKHHKDSDPHDCISDSLNRDLTLPAEKTGEEISRTDPDNKLPDHSDPLEQQKRSSSDAENMSSPVLIMPLSCEERSFILERCIFLVRNYEKMRERHAVLLREGGRERERENKESQCQTGVLEDDTSNKSGPAVCITII
- the LOC135743501 gene encoding histone-lysine N-methyltransferase ASH1L-like isoform X5, which encodes MDKRKQKTAPAPILEGEKKKEKIDDRKKMKPKASSKSTNSELQQQSRRDDLTVMRSDQSEENVRMKIGFGAKRTKKPPKSLENFICKPTVRISQRLSHGDGHGSCGGERSMAEITKANQSHQESPKTDSNDCISLKASSTPLSTSSKKADSTPLFPTSKKGPSKQTKKTDSKSVLTSDGPSYAVQPQTDSTVPLSDSITSSNPLKQTYSPPAAPSPPSSLQQNSSPHDGTQVFNVQRSKGEDLPTGTTITASLPSQCSKDTMLKVQTCRQSSSSFENDSERLLLPNFCSENSQHLKQVPRPPKQTKTSKIRDSNVEKCLNGNVKEDCKQDRDSAGSKNRFKAVSSKRSKENDSAHQPSPSIPLALPASRTSADLSIHESNTYSSLLLESKGSNKKQSEGEDKDESRKITLEPTQTVPVFVQPKDSSRHITGKNKKRARHNLDNEENVLCSSQTTSCADSQYNTSIRSTDKTSGNETTSHPKQIPNLQKKQKVVQITKVANQVEKMNLVKTANVCSTACKTISQTDKPKKLTSIKSSKTLASSQCKPRPVGRPSKLQNPSPKSEVSYLEIQHKKRGRPRLIRLDESPQASKSPKSLSKPPILENTNVLDPAVDLKPQKPVRRKPGRPRLSSLFQPKRSGSLDSGSLKKSAEDTLKPSLSKTKDAQIYRKRNRLIMKTIITNINKMRMKKRNEVLTPVLSGQTDSHKEDFAHKSSVEDADPTQSLSSLVTSFGGKLGPQINVSKRGTIYIGKRRGRKPKILRENSCQDSQPILAQKPQQVAESSHLHVNSLFTLGDRSHSSDNQSTLSSSSHLFKHPESPTSTVGCFRKKLHTGSCEYDQHSASKATSSQKVKAMAEQKSKPRSSLQSTSLRSATTQLGSVRMQDCTAAHLAQSVLMEQERLKYKCHRKGHSCFTCDKIRRHKHKCKRKYLQLRAKRQDPAFLAEVEDLVVRLSAIRIVHNIAQGVCGDEANSGRKSSKGKNRPHDYHCMPQNLHHPTMFQINFSGYYSPQSDYPRDSLHYVGMPDLKGNNRCPSQPSEHIVTHCPMVHKLGFPVTGGSCYHSPCKLPLSTTSFGFGLYRGYPPSATIYPSSPFLPSYVHPYSKNPILSPSKFHKRKHKTFLRRDSAPCGQKPQRTSPNVTSQSSRDWFSRNSWQRVDNREKRLADDRLRGQSKLRKDHVSRRGLSSNSPFSSPMPLKKADKHKPSLLSYIGPAHLRPISKVRWAEHQRSWKWRGSVQSERSNSSLDQEPPSGYQEDDTFEGPESDEDLTSPSLSDRTIHHNTFQQNPNIASSAKSQMTAHRSTAEFQCASNLLGPGSRLMKESCSSGGKKASESFRPGGSVFHERYQHHTEGQDGGGRHPRHNMSKTFLQTNEIRPFSSSAATKTLLSHSNSSTTLSRSKLKHVNKPLMIKTPQAVTGSEVRRRRPGRPRKNPAPCFSPSPPTTPSLDGVTECPSKRRKGETDNNTVVSETKSVSQSERRRGRKKRNGEKVSDLGRVDDRRDTAVNRERSRSCDRTSLPSQDTSVSVPSQSERSSAMPPDKRYEWAGLYSDVYKTKEPRSLSPPENTEGLEFDPEEHEYGLLPAPLHVGKYLRLKRIDFQLPYDIYWLCAHNKLPKMSGTPLKTAKSNGSVNVMSLNKSEDNSHKHHKDSDPHDCISDSLNRDLTLPAEKTGEEISRTDPDNKLPDHSDPLEQQEFHLGTLHFSGEEL